In the genome of Streptococcus oralis, one region contains:
- the fabK gene encoding enoyl-[acyl-carrier-protein] reductase FabK, giving the protein MKTRITELLNIDYPIFQGGMAWVADGDLAGAVSKAGGLGIIGGGNAPKEVVKANIDKIKSLTDKPFGVNIMLLSPFVEDIVDLVIEEGVKVVTTGAGNPSKYMTRFHDAGITVIPVVPSVALAKRMEKIGADAVIAEGMEAGGHIGKLTTMTLVRQVAAAVSIPVIAAGGIADGEGVAAGFMLGAEAVQVGTRFVVAKESNAHPNYKEKILKARDIDTTISAQHFGHAVRAIKNQLTRDFEQAEKDAFRQENPDLEIFEQMGAGALAKAVVHGDVEGGSVMAGQIAGLVSKEETVEEILKDLYYGAAKKIQEEASRWAGVVRND; this is encoded by the coding sequence ATGAAAACACGTATTACAGAATTATTGAACATTGATTACCCTATTTTTCAAGGAGGAATGGCTTGGGTTGCTGATGGTGACTTGGCTGGTGCAGTATCCAAAGCTGGTGGTCTAGGGATCATCGGTGGTGGAAATGCACCTAAAGAGGTCGTAAAGGCTAATATCGATAAAATCAAATCACTTACGGATAAACCTTTTGGTGTCAACATCATGCTCTTGTCACCTTTTGTAGAAGACATCGTTGATCTCGTGATTGAAGAAGGGGTTAAGGTGGTTACAACTGGTGCTGGAAATCCAAGTAAATACATGACTCGTTTCCATGATGCAGGAATTACAGTTATTCCTGTTGTTCCAAGTGTTGCTTTGGCAAAACGCATGGAAAAAATTGGTGCAGATGCAGTTATTGCAGAAGGAATGGAAGCCGGTGGACATATTGGAAAACTAACAACGATGACCTTGGTTCGCCAAGTTGCTGCGGCTGTCTCAATTCCAGTTATCGCTGCTGGAGGAATTGCAGACGGTGAGGGTGTCGCTGCAGGCTTTATGCTTGGTGCTGAGGCTGTTCAAGTCGGTACGCGTTTCGTAGTAGCTAAGGAATCTAACGCCCATCCAAACTACAAAGAAAAAATCTTAAAGGCGCGTGATATCGATACGACTATTTCAGCTCAGCATTTTGGTCATGCTGTTCGTGCCATTAAAAACCAGTTGACACGTGACTTTGAACAGGCTGAAAAAGATGCCTTTAGACAAGAAAATCCAGATTTAGAAATCTTTGAACAAATGGGAGCTGGTGCTCTTGCTAAAGCCGTTGTTCATGGAGATGTAGAAGGTGGATCTGTCATGGCAGGTCAGATTGCTGGTTTGGTCTCTAAAGAAGAAACCGTTGAAGAAATCCTAAAAGATTTATACTATGGCGCTGCCAAGAAAATTCAGGAAGAAGCCTCTCGTTGGGCAGGAGTTGTAAGAAATGACTAA
- a CDS encoding beta-ketoacyl-ACP synthase III, with product MAFAKISQVAHYVPEQVVTNQDLAQIMDTSDEWISSRTGIKQRHISKTESTSDLATEVAKDLLAKASIKADQIDFIIVATITPDSMMPSTAARVQTNIGAHRAFAFDLTAACSGFVFALSTAEKFLSSGQFKKGIVIGAETLSKAVDWSDRSTAVLFGDGAGGVLLEASDTRHFLVESLYTDGSRSECLTYGQMALASPFSDQEAVPAFLKMDGRAVFDFANRDVARSIKETIENGPIAASELDYLLLHQANIRILDKMAKKIGVDRDKLPANMMEYGNTSAASIPILLSECVENGKIRLDGSQTILLSGFGGGLTWGTLILTI from the coding sequence ATGGCTTTTGCAAAAATAAGCCAGGTTGCTCATTATGTTCCAGAGCAAGTGGTCACTAATCAAGACTTGGCTCAAATCATGGATACAAGCGATGAGTGGATTTCAAGTCGGACAGGAATTAAACAGAGACATATCTCAAAAACAGAGTCAACGAGTGATTTGGCGACAGAAGTTGCCAAAGACTTGCTGGCTAAGGCGAGCATAAAAGCGGATCAGATTGATTTTATCATTGTAGCGACGATTACTCCTGATTCGATGATGCCTTCTACGGCAGCTCGGGTTCAGACAAATATCGGAGCGCATAGAGCTTTTGCCTTTGATTTGACAGCAGCTTGCAGTGGCTTTGTATTTGCTCTCTCAACTGCTGAAAAGTTTTTAAGTTCTGGACAATTCAAAAAAGGAATTGTTATCGGGGCTGAGACCTTATCTAAGGCGGTTGATTGGTCTGATCGTTCGACAGCCGTTCTCTTCGGGGATGGTGCTGGTGGAGTTCTCTTAGAAGCGAGTGATACACGGCACTTCCTTGTGGAAAGTCTCTATACGGATGGCTCTCGGAGCGAGTGTTTGACCTATGGCCAAATGGCTTTAGCTTCTCCTTTCTCAGATCAAGAAGCAGTTCCTGCTTTTTTGAAGATGGATGGACGAGCAGTTTTTGATTTTGCAAATCGAGATGTTGCTAGATCGATCAAAGAAACCATTGAAAATGGTCCAATCGCAGCATCGGAATTGGATTATCTCTTGCTTCATCAGGCAAATATCCGCATTTTGGATAAGATGGCTAAGAAAATCGGTGTAGACCGAGACAAGCTTCCTGCCAATATGATGGAATATGGAAATACCAGTGCAGCAAGTATCCCGATTTTGCTCTCAGAGTGTGTGGAGAATGGCAAGATTCGTTTAGATGGTAGCCAGACGATTCTCCTATCAGGCTTCGGTGGAGGTTTGACATGGGGCACACTCATTCTTACAATCTAG
- a CDS encoding MarR family winged helix-turn-helix transcriptional regulator: protein MDYQQVNEYLTSIFNNVLVIEEVSLRGSRFKDISIKEMHTIDVIGKFPEATPSKVSKELMVTLGTVTTSLNNLERKGYVERIRSDQDRRVVYLHLTKKGRLVHRLHKRFHKAMVEKIIDGMSSEEIEVMGRGLTNLYQFLEDLK from the coding sequence TTGGACTACCAACAAGTGAATGAGTATTTAACATCTATTTTTAATAATGTCCTTGTGATTGAGGAGGTTAGCTTACGAGGTAGTCGTTTCAAAGACATCTCCATCAAAGAAATGCACACGATTGATGTGATTGGCAAGTTCCCAGAGGCGACACCAAGTAAGGTTTCTAAAGAACTGATGGTCACTCTTGGAACTGTTACGACCAGCTTGAATAATCTTGAAAGAAAAGGTTATGTTGAACGCATTCGTTCTGATCAGGATCGTCGTGTGGTCTACTTGCATTTGACAAAGAAAGGTCGTTTGGTTCACCGCCTTCATAAACGTTTCCACAAGGCTATGGTCGAAAAAATTATCGATGGTATGAGCTCTGAAGAGATAGAAGTGATGGGGAGGGGTTTGACTAACCTTTATCAATTTTTGGAGGATTTGAAATAA
- a CDS encoding aspartate kinase: MKVVKFGGSSLASASQLEKVLNIVKSDKERLFVVVSAPGKRNADDTKVTDALIKYYRDYVAGNDISASQSWIIDRYAAMVSELGLKPAVLEKISKSIRALATLPIDDNDFLYDTFLAAGENNNAKLIAAYFNQNDIDARYVHPREAGIVVTSEPGNARIIPSSYDKIEGLADSNEVLVIPGFFGVTKENQICTFSRGGSDITGSIIAAGVKADLYENFTDVDGIFAAHPGIIHQPHSIPELTYREMRELAYAGFSVLHDEALLPAYRGKIPLVIKNTNNPDHPGTRIVLKHSSDKFPVVGIAGDSGFVSINMSKYLMNREVGFGRKVLQILEDLNIGWEHMPTGIDDLSIILRSRELTPIKEEEILRQLVQKAEVDHAEIEHDLSIIMIVGEKMKSHIGVTATATRALSENKINIQMMSQGSSEVSIMFVVNKDQEKAAIKALYHAFFDESKED; this comes from the coding sequence ATGAAGGTTGTTAAATTTGGCGGAAGCTCGCTTGCCTCTGCTAGTCAGTTAGAAAAAGTTTTAAACATCGTTAAAAGTGATAAAGAACGCCTTTTTGTAGTCGTTTCTGCACCCGGCAAACGCAATGCTGATGATACCAAGGTGACCGATGCTTTGATCAAATACTATCGTGACTATGTAGCTGGAAATGACATCAGTGCTAGCCAAAGCTGGATCATTGACCGTTATGCCGCCATGGTTAGTGAACTAGGGCTAAAACCTGCTGTTTTAGAAAAAATCTCTAAAAGCATTCGCGCCTTGGCAACTCTTCCTATAGACGACAATGACTTTCTCTATGACACCTTCCTAGCGGCTGGAGAAAACAACAACGCCAAACTTATTGCAGCCTACTTTAACCAAAACGACATTGATGCACGCTATGTTCACCCAAGAGAGGCTGGAATCGTTGTCACAAGTGAACCAGGAAACGCACGCATCATCCCATCTAGCTATGACAAGATTGAAGGCTTGGCTGATAGCAACGAGGTCCTTGTCATCCCTGGTTTCTTTGGGGTCACTAAGGAAAATCAAATCTGTACCTTCTCCCGTGGTGGATCCGACATAACTGGTTCCATCATCGCTGCAGGTGTTAAGGCTGATCTCTATGAAAACTTTACGGACGTAGACGGTATCTTTGCTGCCCATCCGGGTATCATTCACCAACCACACTCAATCCCTGAGTTAACCTACCGTGAAATGCGGGAATTGGCATATGCTGGATTTTCAGTCCTTCACGATGAAGCCCTGCTCCCTGCCTACCGTGGGAAAATTCCTCTCGTTATCAAAAATACCAATAATCCTGACCATCCGGGTACTCGTATCGTTCTAAAGCATAGCAGTGATAAATTCCCAGTCGTTGGAATCGCTGGTGATTCTGGCTTTGTCAGCATCAACATGTCGAAATACCTCATGAACCGCGAGGTTGGATTTGGACGCAAGGTTCTTCAAATCCTTGAGGACCTCAATATCGGTTGGGAACACATGCCTACAGGTATCGATGATCTTTCAATCATCCTCCGTTCCCGCGAACTAACTCCTATCAAGGAAGAAGAAATCCTTCGTCAGTTGGTTCAAAAGGCTGAAGTGGACCATGCCGAAATCGAACATGACCTTTCCATCATTATGATTGTCGGAGAAAAGATGAAGAGTCATATCGGGGTAACTGCTACTGCAACACGTGCTTTGTCTGAGAATAAAATCAACATCCAGATGATGTCCCAAGGTTCAAGCGAAGTTTCCATCATGTTTGTTGTCAATAAAGATCAAGAAAAAGCAGCTATCAAGGCTCTCTACCACGCCTTTTTCGATGAAAGTAAGGAAGACTAA
- a CDS encoding acyl carrier protein: protein MAVFEKVQEIIVEELGKDASEVTLESTFDDLDADSLDLFQVISEIEDAFDIQIEAEDNLKTVGDLVAYVEEQTK, encoded by the coding sequence ATGGCAGTATTTGAAAAAGTACAAGAAATTATCGTTGAAGAACTTGGGAAAGACGCATCAGAAGTAACACTTGAATCTACTTTTGATGATTTGGATGCAGATTCATTGGACTTGTTCCAAGTAATCTCTGAAATCGAAGATGCTTTCGATATCCAAATCGAAGCAGAAGATAACTTGAAAACAGTTGGTGACTTGGTTGCCTACGTTGAAGAGCAAACAAAATAA
- a CDS encoding enoyl-CoA hydratase: MNHILYQILDDLAIITLNRPEVANGFHIPMCEEILEALTLAEQDQAVQFILINANGKVFSVGGDLVEMKRAVDEDDIPSLNKIAELVNTISYKIKQIPKPVLMEVDGAVAGAAANMAVAVDFCLATDKAKFIQAFVGVGLAPDAGGIHLLSRSIGVTRAAQLAMTGEALTAEKALEWGVVYRVCEADKLEKTREQVLKKLRRGSANSYAAIKKLVWESQFKDWQNYAELELKLQESLSLTEDFKEGVRAHSERRRPKFSGK, from the coding sequence ATGAATCATATCCTATATCAGATCCTAGATGATCTTGCTATCATTACTTTGAATCGTCCCGAAGTGGCAAATGGTTTCCATATCCCAATGTGTGAGGAGATTTTAGAAGCTTTAACCTTAGCAGAACAGGATCAAGCTGTTCAGTTTATCTTGATTAACGCTAATGGGAAGGTCTTTTCAGTTGGGGGAGATTTGGTTGAGATGAAGCGTGCAGTGGATGAGGATGACATTCCTTCTTTGAATAAGATTGCAGAATTAGTCAATACAATCTCCTATAAAATTAAGCAGATCCCTAAACCTGTTTTGATGGAGGTAGATGGAGCAGTTGCTGGTGCTGCAGCCAATATGGCAGTGGCAGTCGATTTTTGTTTGGCGACTGATAAGGCAAAATTCATCCAAGCCTTTGTTGGAGTGGGATTGGCGCCGGACGCTGGTGGGATTCATCTCTTGAGTCGTAGTATCGGGGTAACACGAGCTGCGCAACTTGCCATGACAGGAGAAGCTTTGACTGCGGAAAAAGCACTGGAATGGGGCGTGGTATACCGTGTCTGCGAAGCTGATAAATTAGAAAAAACTAGAGAACAAGTTCTGAAGAAATTAAGACGAGGCTCAGCAAACTCATACGCAGCCATTAAAAAGTTGGTTTGGGAAAGCCAATTTAAGGATTGGCAGAATTATGCTGAATTGGAATTGAAACTGCAAGAATCGTTATCTTTAACTGAAGATTTTAAAGAAGGGGTTCGAGCACATTCTGAAAGAAGACGACCAAAATTTTCAGGAAAATAA
- a CDS encoding alanine/glycine:cation symporter family protein — translation MLELLKALDAFVWGPPLLILLVGTGIYLTIRLGLLQVARLPKAFQLIFTKDKGHGDVSSFAALCTALAATVGTGNIIGVATAIKVGGPGALFWMWMAAFFGMATKYAEGLLAIKYRSKDANGAVAGGPMHYILLGMGEKWRPLAIFFALAGVLVALLGIGTFTQVNSITESIQNTAQVEPAITALILSIFVGIAVFGGLKSISKVSTAVVPFMAIVYILGTLTVILFNIEKIPATLALIFTSAFSPAAAVGGFAGASIRMAIQNGVARGVFSNESGLGSAPIAAAAAKTNEPVEQGLISMTGTFIDTLIICTLTGLTILVTGVWSGDLNGVALTQSAFSTVFSHFGPALLTIFLVLFAFTTILGWNYYGERCFEFLFGVRFIWLYRVVFVVMVLLGGFIELDMVWIIADIVNALMALPNLIALLVLSPVVIAETKKYFKN, via the coding sequence ATGTTAGAATTGCTTAAAGCGCTTGATGCTTTCGTTTGGGGGCCTCCCCTCTTGATCTTATTGGTCGGAACAGGTATCTATTTGACCATCCGACTAGGCCTTTTGCAGGTGGCTCGTCTCCCTAAAGCCTTTCAGTTGATCTTTACCAAGGACAAGGGACATGGAGATGTGTCGAGCTTTGCGGCCTTATGTACGGCTCTAGCAGCCACCGTTGGTACGGGAAATATCATCGGGGTTGCGACGGCCATTAAGGTTGGGGGACCAGGGGCGCTCTTTTGGATGTGGATGGCAGCATTCTTTGGGATGGCTACCAAGTATGCAGAAGGTTTACTTGCCATCAAATACCGTAGCAAGGATGCAAATGGAGCTGTAGCTGGAGGACCCATGCACTACATCCTTTTGGGAATGGGAGAAAAGTGGCGTCCACTTGCTATCTTCTTTGCCCTAGCTGGTGTATTGGTAGCCCTTCTAGGGATTGGTACCTTTACCCAGGTCAATTCGATTACAGAATCCATTCAAAATACGGCTCAAGTGGAACCAGCTATCACGGCTCTTATTTTATCCATTTTTGTAGGAATTGCCGTCTTTGGTGGCCTCAAATCCATTTCTAAGGTTTCGACAGCAGTCGTTCCTTTTATGGCTATTGTCTATATTTTAGGAACTCTTACAGTTATACTCTTTAATATCGAGAAAATCCCAGCCACACTTGCCCTGATCTTTACTTCAGCCTTTAGTCCAGCTGCTGCGGTAGGTGGTTTTGCAGGTGCCAGCATTCGGATGGCTATCCAGAATGGTGTGGCGCGAGGAGTCTTCTCTAACGAATCTGGTCTTGGTTCAGCTCCGATTGCAGCGGCTGCAGCTAAGACTAATGAGCCTGTCGAGCAAGGCTTGATTTCCATGACAGGAACCTTTATTGATACTTTGATTATCTGTACTCTGACAGGTCTAACAATCTTGGTAACTGGGGTTTGGAGTGGTGATTTAAATGGAGTTGCCTTGACCCAGTCAGCCTTTTCAACAGTTTTTTCACACTTTGGACCTGCCCTCTTGACCATCTTCCTTGTACTCTTTGCCTTTACGACGATCCTCGGATGGAACTACTACGGAGAACGCTGTTTTGAGTTTCTCTTTGGTGTTCGTTTTATCTGGCTCTATCGTGTAGTCTTTGTAGTCATGGTCTTGTTGGGAGGATTTATCGAGCTGGATATGGTCTGGATTATCGCAGATATCGTCAATGCCTTGATGGCATTACCAAACTTGATTGCCCTTTTGGTCTTGTCACCAGTCGTTATTGCTGAGACTAAAAAGTATTTTAAAAACTAA
- a CDS encoding TDT family transporter: protein MKKLPLVFSGCLLGLAGAGNLIADTWPVFSHLLSLTDLVLWIFFLILHLFNWEETKQELTKPPLLSGMATFPMAGMILSTYVFRLFPHLPLISQGLWWFSFLLDLALITYFTIKFACPGRRVKATPSWTVLYVGIAVAALTYPLVGIVEIAYATLSFGFVLTFYLYPLIYRDLKKTPLPVALLGQEGIYCAPFSLLLASLVRVGGASLPTWLLIVMILASQSFFFFVLTRLPNILKQGFQPAFSALTFPTIITATSLKMAQGILKLPFLDYLVFAETFLCLVILFFVLGAYLIWLRKKV, encoded by the coding sequence ATGAAAAAACTCCCCTTGGTATTTTCTGGTTGTTTGTTAGGTTTGGCAGGTGCAGGAAACTTGATTGCGGATACTTGGCCCGTTTTTTCGCATTTATTGAGTCTGACTGATTTAGTTTTGTGGATTTTCTTTCTGATTCTTCATCTTTTTAATTGGGAAGAAACCAAGCAAGAATTGACCAAGCCCCCTCTTTTATCTGGAATGGCTACCTTTCCCATGGCTGGGATGATTTTATCGACTTATGTCTTTCGTTTGTTCCCTCATCTTCCTTTGATATCACAAGGGCTCTGGTGGTTTTCCTTTCTCTTGGACCTCGCTTTAATCACTTACTTTACCATCAAATTTGCCTGTCCGGGTCGGAGGGTCAAAGCGACTCCAAGCTGGACGGTGCTCTATGTGGGGATAGCAGTAGCTGCCCTGACCTATCCTCTGGTAGGCATCGTTGAAATTGCCTATGCAACCTTGAGTTTCGGTTTTGTCTTGACCTTCTATCTTTATCCCCTTATTTATAGGGATTTAAAGAAAACTCCACTCCCAGTAGCCTTGCTTGGACAAGAAGGAATCTACTGCGCTCCCTTTTCCCTACTCTTGGCCTCACTAGTTCGGGTTGGAGGGGCAAGCTTGCCAACATGGCTCTTAATCGTAATGATTTTGGCGTCTCAATCTTTCTTTTTCTTTGTTTTAACTCGCTTGCCCAATATTTTAAAACAAGGCTTTCAACCAGCTTTCTCAGCCCTCACCTTCCCAACCATTATCACAGCTACTTCGCTCAAGATGGCTCAGGGAATCTTGAAACTGCCTTTCTTAGACTATCTTGTGTTTGCTGAAACCTTTCTTTGCCTAGTCATTTTATTCTTTGTATTGGGTGCTTATCTGATTTGGTTACGAAAAAAGGTCTAG
- the serS gene encoding serine--tRNA ligase codes for MLDIKRIRTDFDAVAEKLATRGVDAAILNEMKEIDAKRRDILVKVENLKAERNTVSAEIAQAKRNKENADDKIAAMQALSAEVKSLDAELAEIDAKLTEFTTTLPNIPADSVPVGADEDDNVEVRRWGTPREFDFEPKAHWDLGEDLGILDWERGGKVTGARFLFYKGLGARLERAIYNFMLDEHGKEGYTEVITPYIVNHDSMFGTGQYPKFKEDTFELSDTNYVLIPTAEVPLTNYYRDEILDGKDLPIYFTAMSPSFRSEAGSAGRDTRGLIRLHQFHKVEMVKFAKPEESYEELEKMTANAENILQKLNLPYRVVALSTGDMGFSAAKTYDLEVWIPAQNTYREISSCSNTEDFQARRAQIRYRDEADGKVKLLHTLNGSGLAVGRTVAAILENYQNADGSVTIPEALRPYMGGAEVIKP; via the coding sequence ATGTTAGATATCAAACGTATTCGTACAGACTTTGATGCTGTCGCTGAAAAACTAGCTACACGTGGTGTAGATGCTGCTATCCTTAACGAGATGAAAGAAATCGACGCTAAACGTCGTGATATCTTGGTCAAGGTCGAAAACCTCAAGGCAGAACGTAACACAGTTTCTGCAGAGATTGCTCAAGCCAAGCGCAATAAGGAAAATGCTGATGACAAGATTGCTGCTATGCAAGCTCTCTCTGCTGAAGTAAAATCTCTCGATGCTGAATTGGCAGAAATCGATGCTAAATTGACAGAATTTACGACTACACTTCCAAACATTCCTGCTGACAGCGTTCCTGTTGGAGCTGATGAGGATGACAACGTTGAAGTTCGCCGTTGGGGAACTCCACGCGAGTTTGACTTCGAACCAAAAGCTCACTGGGATCTGGGTGAAGACCTTGGTATTCTTGACTGGGAACGTGGTGGAAAAGTGACGGGAGCTCGCTTCCTCTTCTATAAAGGACTTGGAGCTCGTTTGGAACGTGCTATCTACAACTTCATGTTGGATGAGCATGGTAAAGAAGGCTATACGGAAGTTATCACACCTTACATTGTTAACCATGACTCAATGTTTGGTACTGGTCAATATCCAAAATTCAAGGAAGATACCTTTGAATTGAGTGACACCAACTATGTACTCATTCCTACTGCTGAAGTGCCTCTTACAAACTACTACCGTGATGAAATCCTTGATGGAAAAGACCTACCAATTTACTTCACTGCTATGAGCCCATCATTCCGTTCTGAAGCTGGTTCTGCTGGTCGTGATACACGTGGCTTGATTCGTTTGCACCAATTCCACAAGGTTGAAATGGTCAAATTTGCCAAACCAGAAGAATCATATGAAGAATTAGAAAAAATGACAGCCAACGCTGAAAATATTCTTCAAAAGCTTAATCTTCCATACCGTGTGGTCGCGCTCTCTACTGGAGATATGGGCTTCTCAGCTGCCAAAACTTACGATTTGGAAGTTTGGATTCCAGCCCAAAATACCTACCGTGAAATCTCAAGCTGTTCAAATACTGAAGATTTCCAAGCTCGTCGTGCTCAAATCCGTTACCGTGATGAAGCAGACGGCAAGGTGAAATTACTTCACACTTTGAACGGTTCTGGACTTGCAGTTGGACGTACGGTGGCTGCTATTCTTGAAAACTACCAAAACGCTGATGGTTCTGTAACTATTCCAGAAGCACTTCGTCCATACATGGGTGGAGCTGAAGTTATCAAACCATAA
- a CDS encoding carboxymuconolactone decarboxylase family protein yields the protein MTTFTIHTVESAPAEVKEVLETVEKDNNGYIPNLIGLLANAPTALEAYRTVGAINRRNSLTPVEREVVQITAAVTNGCAFCVAGHTAFSIKQIQMNDDLLQALRNRTPIETDPKLDTLAKFTLAVINTKGRVGDEALTEFLEAGYTQQNALDVVLGVSLASLCNYANNLADTPINPELQPYA from the coding sequence ATGACAACATTTACAATCCACACAGTAGAATCAGCACCAGCAGAAGTGAAAGAAGTTCTTGAAACAGTAGAAAAAGATAACAACGGCTATATTCCCAACCTAATCGGTCTCTTGGCCAATGCCCCTACCGCGCTTGAAGCCTACCGAACTGTCGGAGCCATCAACCGTCGCAATAGCTTAACACCAGTGGAACGTGAAGTAGTGCAAATCACAGCTGCTGTAACCAATGGTTGTGCTTTCTGTGTCGCTGGTCACACAGCCTTTTCAATCAAACAAATCCAAATGAATGATGATCTTCTTCAAGCCCTTCGCAACCGCACTCCGATTGAAACAGATCCAAAACTAGACACCCTAGCCAAGTTTACCTTGGCAGTCATCAATACCAAGGGTCGTGTAGGTGATGAAGCCTTGACTGAATTTTTGGAAGCTGGCTACACGCAACAAAATGCCTTGGACGTGGTTCTCGGTGTCAGCCTAGCCAGCCTTTGCAACTATGCAAACAACTTAGCTGATACGCCAATCAATCCAGAATTGCAACCTTATGCCTAG
- the fabD gene encoding ACP S-malonyltransferase, translated as MTKTAFLFAGQGAQYLGMGRDLYDRYPIVKETIDQASQVLGYDLRDLIDKEETKLNQTRYTQPAILATSVAIYRLLKEKGYQPDMVAGLSLGEYSALVASGALDFEEGVALVAKRGAYMEEAAPAGSGKMVAVLNTPVDVIEEACKTASEVGIVTPANYNTPSQIVIGGEVAAVDRAVQLLQEAGAKRLIPLNVSGPFHTALLEPASQQLAGALEGISFSDFNCPLVGNTEAAVMEKDRIQELLTRQVKEPVRFYESIAVMQDAGVTNFIEIGPGKVLSGFVKKIDKTAKLANVEDQASLDALLGN; from the coding sequence ATGACTAAAACAGCCTTTCTATTTGCGGGTCAAGGTGCTCAGTATCTAGGGATGGGGCGTGATCTCTATGATCGCTATCCTATCGTCAAGGAAACCATTGACCAAGCCAGTCAGGTTTTGGGTTATGACCTTCGTGACTTGATTGATAAGGAAGAAACCAAGTTAAACCAGACTCGATATACGCAACCAGCCATTTTGGCAACTTCGGTTGCTATTTACCGTTTATTGAAAGAAAAGGGCTATCAGCCAGATATGGTAGCAGGTTTATCCCTTGGTGAATATTCTGCTTTAGTAGCTAGCGGAGCCTTGGACTTTGAAGAGGGAGTTGCCCTGGTTGCCAAACGTGGAGCTTATATGGAAGAGGCGGCGCCAGCTGGTTCTGGTAAAATGGTAGCCGTCCTCAATACTCCAGTAGATGTGATAGAGGAAGCTTGCAAAACTGCTTCTGAAGTTGGAATAGTGACTCCAGCCAACTACAACACCCCAAGCCAAATCGTTATCGGTGGTGAGGTGGCTGCGGTTGATCGTGCAGTCCAACTCTTGCAGGAAGCAGGAGCCAAACGATTGATCCCCCTAAATGTGTCGGGTCCTTTCCACACAGCCCTTCTAGAGCCAGCTAGCCAACAGCTAGCTGGAGCTCTTGAGGGGATTAGTTTCTCAGACTTTAACTGTCCTCTAGTAGGTAATACTGAAGCTGCTGTTATGGAAAAAGATCGAATCCAAGAGCTTTTGACGCGTCAGGTCAAAGAACCTGTTCGTTTTTATGAAAGTATTGCTGTGATGCAGGATGCTGGGGTAACCAACTTTATTGAAATTGGTCCTGGTAAGGTCCTATCAGGCTTTGTCAAAAAAATCGATAAAACAGCTAAGCTAGCTAACGTTGAAGACCAAGCAAGCTTGGATGCTTTGCTAGGAAACTAG
- a CDS encoding DUF956 family protein, whose amino-acid sequence MAQSLNKVIDLQTTGTSYLSISGKVGKFLVGDQALEFYPDVNVEQYIQIPWSSIQQVGANVSGRKISRHFEVFTDQGKFLFASKDSGAILKIAREKLGNDKVVKLPTLLQTIGQKFKNLFAKK is encoded by the coding sequence ATGGCCCAATCTCTCAATAAAGTCATTGACCTCCAAACCACTGGAACATCTTACCTCTCTATCTCTGGAAAAGTTGGAAAATTTCTAGTCGGGGATCAAGCCTTAGAGTTTTATCCCGATGTCAATGTTGAACAATATATCCAGATCCCCTGGTCCAGCATTCAGCAAGTCGGAGCCAACGTAAGCGGCCGCAAGATCAGCCGCCACTTTGAAGTCTTCACCGATCAAGGTAAATTCCTCTTTGCCTCAAAAGACTCTGGGGCTATCCTCAAAATCGCTCGGGAAAAATTAGGAAACGACAAGGTCGTGAAACTTCCGACTCTGCTCCAGACCATTGGACAAAAATTTAAAAATCTATTTGCAAAAAAGTAG